The Streptomyces sp. SS1-1 genome has a segment encoding these proteins:
- a CDS encoding winged helix-turn-helix domain-containing protein, with amino-acid sequence MTTPRPTLHLSADEARRIVLRAQGFLGAPDRRGGVRGVLRHLGAVQLDTISVLARSHELVPYARLGAVGRKTVEAAYWTDTHAFEYWSHAACILPVEEWPHFAFRRRAYRARPQWHHELPEGAYDQVIKQLRAEGPLTATELGGAKRTSEWWDWSGAKVAVERALMYGEVVCVERRGWKRLYDLAERAIPASLLHDELDDAECLRRLVGLAGQALGVGTRADIADYHRLKGEQVDAVIADSGLVPVTVEGWAKPAWADPAALGTPPRGRHRTTLLSPFDSLIWERARTERIFGFTHRLEAYVPRQKRVHGYFAMPVLAGGRLVGRVDPAREGRTLVAKQVSLAGPKAVPAVAQALAEAAGWVGCTDARVERVDTPELREPLARELALLMA; translated from the coding sequence ATGACGACCCCGCGCCCCACCCTCCACCTCTCGGCCGACGAGGCCCGTCGCATCGTGCTGCGCGCGCAGGGCTTCCTAGGCGCCCCCGACCGCCGGGGCGGCGTCCGCGGCGTCCTGCGGCACCTCGGCGCGGTCCAGCTCGACACGATCTCCGTGCTGGCCCGCAGCCATGAACTCGTCCCGTACGCCCGCCTGGGCGCCGTCGGCCGCAAGACGGTCGAGGCCGCCTACTGGACCGACACGCACGCCTTCGAGTACTGGTCGCACGCCGCCTGCATCCTGCCCGTGGAGGAGTGGCCGCACTTCGCGTTCCGGCGCCGCGCCTACCGCGCCCGCCCGCAGTGGCATCACGAGCTCCCCGAGGGCGCCTACGACCAGGTGATCAAGCAGCTCCGCGCGGAGGGCCCGCTGACCGCGACCGAGCTGGGCGGCGCCAAACGCACCAGCGAGTGGTGGGACTGGTCGGGCGCGAAGGTCGCCGTCGAGCGCGCCCTGATGTACGGCGAGGTGGTGTGCGTGGAGCGCCGCGGCTGGAAGCGCCTGTACGACCTCGCCGAGCGGGCCATCCCCGCGTCCCTGCTGCACGACGAGCTGGACGACGCCGAGTGCCTGCGACGGCTCGTCGGCCTGGCCGGTCAGGCGCTCGGGGTGGGCACCCGCGCGGACATCGCCGACTACCACCGGCTGAAGGGCGAGCAGGTCGACGCCGTGATCGCCGACTCGGGGCTGGTGCCGGTGACGGTGGAGGGCTGGGCCAAGCCGGCCTGGGCGGACCCGGCGGCGCTCGGCACACCACCGCGCGGCCGTCACCGTACGACTTTGCTGTCGCCGTTCGACTCGCTGATCTGGGAGCGGGCGCGCACGGAGCGGATCTTCGGCTTCACCCACCGTCTGGAGGCGTACGTCCCCCGGCAGAAGCGTGTCCACGGGTACTTCGCCATGCCGGTCCTGGCCGGCGGCCGTCTGGTCGGCCGGGTCGATCCGGCCCGGGAGGGCCGCACCCTGGTGGCGAAGCAGGTCTCGCTGGCCGGCCCGAAGGCGGTACCGGCGGTGGCGCAGGCGCTGGCCGAGGCGGCGGGCTGGGTCGGCTGCACGGACGCGCGGGTGGAGCGGGTCGACACCCCGGAGCTACGCGAACCGCTCGCGAGGGAGCTGGCCCTCCTGATGGCGTGA
- a CDS encoding response regulator, with product MTDSFGPMRDEDADGHVVGAGPDAGSPRKEPIRVLVVDDHALFRRGLEIVLAAEEDIQVVGEAGDGAEAVDKAADLLPDIVLMDVRMPRRGGIEACTSIKEVAPSAKIIMLTISDEEADLYDAIKAGATGYLLKEISTDEVATAIRAVADGQSQISPSMASKLLTEFKSMIQRTDERRLVPAPRLTDRELEVLKLVATGMNNRDIAKELFISENTVKNHVRNILEKLQLHSRMEAVVYAMREKILEIR from the coding sequence ATGACGGACAGCTTCGGACCGATGCGGGACGAGGACGCCGACGGTCATGTCGTCGGCGCGGGCCCGGACGCGGGCTCTCCGCGCAAGGAGCCGATCAGAGTCCTCGTCGTGGACGACCACGCCCTGTTCCGCCGTGGACTGGAGATCGTGCTCGCCGCCGAGGAGGACATCCAGGTGGTGGGGGAGGCGGGCGACGGCGCCGAGGCCGTCGACAAGGCCGCCGACCTGCTGCCCGACATCGTGCTGATGGACGTCCGCATGCCCCGGCGGGGCGGCATCGAGGCCTGCACCTCCATCAAGGAGGTGGCCCCCAGCGCGAAGATCATCATGCTGACGATCAGCGACGAGGAGGCCGACCTCTACGACGCCATCAAGGCGGGCGCGACCGGCTACCTCCTCAAGGAGATCTCCACGGACGAGGTCGCCACCGCCATCCGCGCGGTGGCCGACGGGCAGTCCCAGATCAGCCCGTCCATGGCGTCGAAGCTGCTCACCGAGTTCAAGTCGATGATCCAGCGGACGGACGAGCGCCGGCTCGTGCCCGCGCCGCGGCTCACCGACCGGGAGCTGGAGGTGCTCAAGCTCGTCGCCACCGGGATGAACAACCGGGACATCGCCAAGGAGTTGTTCATCTCGGAGAACACCGTGAAGAACCACGTGCGCAACATCCTGGAGAAGCTGCAGCTGCACTCCCGGATGGAGGCCGTGGTGTACGCGATGCGGGAGAAGATCCTCGAGATCCGCTGA
- the hpf gene encoding ribosome hibernation-promoting factor, HPF/YfiA family yields MDIVVKGRKTEVPERFRKHVAEKLKLEKIQRLDAKVISLDVEVSKEPNPRQADRCDRVEITLRSRGPVIRAEAAASDPYAALDLAAEKLDARLRKQHDKRFSRRGARRISAAEVPDHVPGAATLNGNGQAFETEEPDAIPTKKIGSLEVKGEGPLVVREKTHVASPMTLDQALYEMELVGHDFYLFVDSETKEPSVVYRRHAYDYGVIHLSTDPMVTEAQAPAAGGTLGG; encoded by the coding sequence GTGGACATCGTCGTCAAGGGCCGCAAGACCGAGGTGCCCGAGCGGTTCCGCAAGCACGTGGCCGAGAAGCTGAAGCTGGAGAAGATCCAGAGGCTCGATGCCAAGGTGATCAGCCTCGACGTCGAGGTGTCCAAGGAGCCCAACCCGCGACAGGCCGACCGCTGCGACCGGGTGGAGATCACCCTGCGTTCCCGCGGTCCGGTGATCCGGGCGGAGGCAGCGGCCAGCGACCCGTACGCGGCGCTCGACCTCGCGGCGGAGAAGCTGGACGCCCGGCTGCGCAAGCAGCACGACAAGCGGTTCTCGCGCCGGGGCGCACGCCGGATCTCGGCGGCCGAGGTGCCCGACCACGTCCCCGGTGCCGCCACGCTCAACGGCAACGGGCAGGCCTTCGAGACCGAAGAGCCGGACGCGATTCCCACCAAGAAGATCGGCTCGCTCGAGGTGAAGGGCGAAGGCCCGCTCGTCGTGCGCGAGAAGACCCACGTGGCCTCCCCGATGACTCTCGACCAGGCTCTCTACGAGATGGAGCTGGTCGGGCACGACTTCTACCTGTTCGTCGACTCCGAGACGAAGGAACCGAGCGTCGTCTACCGGCGTCACGCCTACGACTACGGCGTCATCCATCTGAGCACGGACCCGATGGTCACCGAGGCGCAAGCACCAGCGGCCGGTGGCACGCTGGGCGGCTGA
- a CDS encoding ComF family protein: protein MRGWWQDLTDLVLPAECGGCGKPRTVLCPECRAVLTGTAPSRVRPVPEPPGLPEVHAAARYTDEVRAVLLAHKERGALALAAPLGAALAWAVRAGLRESRDAGGAGLRESRGACRAGASVRAGGDGSVLLVPVPSARAAARARGHDPARRIALAAAGALRRTGTPARVAAVLRQARGVADQTGLSSRQRLVNLAGALSVVPGGGRLLAGAGSVVLVDDLMTTGASLAEAARAVREAVGTGPAGGDLGIRAAGGGFGRTEDGSRAYGGGNEGNGEFGDASTPVYRVGSREGRGEDSAGSTEGAVRRTRGTPGIDGRGRAGSTIRAAVIAAAPDSFEINRN from the coding sequence ATGCGGGGGTGGTGGCAGGACCTCACGGATCTGGTGCTGCCGGCCGAGTGCGGAGGCTGCGGGAAGCCTCGTACGGTGCTCTGCCCGGAGTGCCGTGCCGTCCTGACCGGGACCGCGCCGAGCCGGGTGCGACCGGTGCCGGAGCCGCCCGGACTGCCCGAGGTGCACGCGGCGGCCCGGTACACGGACGAGGTGCGGGCCGTGCTGCTGGCCCACAAGGAACGCGGCGCGCTGGCCCTTGCGGCACCGCTCGGAGCGGCGCTGGCGTGGGCCGTGCGGGCGGGGCTGCGGGAGAGCCGGGACGCCGGCGGTGCGGGGCTGCGTGAGAGCCGGGGTGCCTGCCGTGCGGGGGCGTCCGTCCGGGCCGGCGGGGACGGTTCCGTGCTGCTCGTGCCCGTCCCGTCCGCGCGGGCGGCGGCGCGGGCGCGGGGGCACGATCCCGCGCGGCGGATCGCGCTCGCGGCGGCGGGTGCGCTGCGGCGGACCGGGACGCCGGCGCGGGTGGCCGCCGTCCTGCGGCAGGCGCGCGGGGTGGCCGACCAGACGGGGCTCAGCTCCCGGCAGCGGCTGGTCAACCTCGCGGGCGCGCTCTCCGTCGTCCCCGGCGGCGGGCGGCTGCTCGCCGGTGCCGGGTCCGTGGTGCTCGTGGACGACCTGATGACGACGGGGGCGTCCCTGGCGGAGGCGGCGCGCGCCGTCCGGGAGGCGGTGGGGACCGGGCCGGCGGGCGGCGACCTGGGAATCCGCGCGGCCGGCGGCGGCTTTGGCCGAACGGAGGACGGCTCGCGCGCGTATGGAGGAGGGAACGAGGGGAACGGGGAGTTCGGTGACGCGTCCACGCCTGTGTATCGCGTGGGAAGCCGGGAAGGCAGAGGGGAAGACAGTGCGGGATCGACGGAGGGTGCGGTGCGGCGAACACGGGGCACGCCGGGAATCGACGGCCGCGGACGGGCCGGTTCCACGATCCGCGCGGCCGTGATCGCCGCCGCCCCTGATTCTTTCGAAATAAACCGGAACTGA
- a CDS encoding LpqB family beta-propeller domain-containing protein: MGADRKRAVRRHGPGRAAAFAACGAVLLAGCASMPDNGDLRGVESTPRQEAQVRVFAVPPHEDASYSEIVTGFLEALTSDDPDYEIARKYLTPQASAKWHPLRSTTVLADGPGAQPDRLSREETDSLSYTLTGTRVATVDAEQSYAPADGDYRESMHLVRDKKTRQWRIDVPPRGVVMGRSDFQRNYLSVDRYYFATDTSAGTAPHTAAVADPVYVRRNVDPVTEAVRSLLRGPTRWLDPVVRSSFPTGTALRNASESLTPDDQNKLTVPLNGKAARVGVDKCREMAAQLLFTLQNLTPTMDEVELRAGDRQLCRLTSEDAEDIAVRGSVKRADYLYFLNDKHRLVRLAAATADSEPTPVPGALGEDVQLGSAAVARDEDMAAGVGLDGKNLYVGALVSGGPLGEPELTSAGPSAGKRLSAPSWDARGDLWVADRDPGKPRLLLLRKGVDDPVEVKTPPGLEGRIESVRVAADGVRVALVVKDGEKSSLLIGRIERGDDGGADGAGDGSGVSVHELRSAAPELEEITAMSWAGDSRLVVVGREKDGVQTMRYVQVDGSTPEGPAPAALSGVKEITASEDARLPLVGYSEDGIVRLQSGTQWQKVAADGTAPVYPG; encoded by the coding sequence GTGGGCGCTGACCGCAAGCGGGCCGTCCGGCGGCACGGACCGGGGCGCGCGGCGGCCTTCGCGGCCTGCGGCGCCGTCCTGCTGGCCGGGTGTGCCTCGATGCCCGACAACGGTGATCTGCGCGGGGTGGAGTCCACACCGCGGCAGGAGGCGCAGGTGCGGGTCTTCGCCGTGCCGCCGCACGAGGACGCGTCGTACTCCGAGATCGTCACGGGCTTCCTGGAGGCGCTGACCAGCGACGACCCGGACTACGAGATAGCCCGCAAGTACCTGACCCCGCAGGCGTCGGCCAAATGGCACCCGCTGCGGTCCACGACCGTGCTCGCCGACGGCCCCGGCGCCCAGCCCGACCGGCTGAGCCGGGAGGAGACGGACAGCCTGTCGTACACGCTGACCGGCACCCGCGTCGCCACGGTGGACGCGGAGCAGTCGTACGCGCCCGCCGACGGCGACTACCGCGAGAGCATGCACCTCGTCCGGGACAAGAAGACCCGTCAGTGGCGCATCGACGTGCCGCCGCGCGGCGTCGTCATGGGCCGGTCGGACTTCCAGCGCAACTACCTGTCGGTCGACCGCTACTACTTCGCCACGGACACCAGTGCCGGGACGGCCCCGCACACGGCGGCCGTCGCCGATCCCGTCTATGTGCGCAGGAACGTCGACCCGGTGACCGAGGCGGTGCGCTCGCTGCTCCGCGGCCCCACACGCTGGCTCGACCCGGTGGTCCGCTCCAGCTTCCCGACCGGTACGGCGCTGCGGAACGCCTCGGAGTCGCTGACGCCGGACGACCAGAACAAGCTGACGGTGCCGCTGAACGGCAAGGCGGCGCGGGTCGGCGTGGACAAGTGCCGGGAGATGGCCGCCCAGCTGCTGTTCACCCTCCAGAACCTCACGCCCACCATGGACGAGGTCGAACTGCGCGCGGGTGACCGGCAGCTGTGCCGCCTCACCTCGGAGGACGCCGAGGACATCGCCGTGCGCGGCTCCGTGAAGCGCGCCGACTACCTGTACTTCCTCAACGACAAGCACCGGCTGGTCCGGCTGGCGGCGGCGACCGCCGACAGTGAGCCCACCCCGGTGCCGGGCGCCCTCGGGGAGGACGTGCAGCTGGGGTCGGCGGCCGTCGCGCGCGACGAGGACATGGCGGCCGGGGTCGGACTCGACGGCAAGAACCTGTACGTCGGGGCGCTGGTGTCGGGCGGTCCGCTCGGGGAGCCCGAGCTGACCAGCGCCGGTCCGTCGGCCGGGAAGCGGCTGTCGGCGCCCAGCTGGGACGCGCGGGGCGACCTGTGGGTGGCCGACCGCGACCCCGGCAAGCCGCGGCTGCTCCTGCTGAGGAAGGGCGTCGACGACCCGGTCGAGGTGAAGACCCCGCCCGGTCTCGAGGGCCGGATCGAGTCGGTCCGGGTGGCCGCCGACGGTGTGCGTGTCGCGCTCGTCGTGAAGGACGGCGAGAAGTCCTCCCTGCTCATCGGGCGGATCGAGCGAGGCGACGACGGAGGGGCCGACGGGGCCGGCGACGGCTCCGGGGTGTCCGTGCACGAACTGCGCTCCGCGGCACCCGAGTTGGAGGAGATCACGGCCATGTCCTGGGCCGGGGACAGCCGGCTCGTCGTGGTCGGCCGTGAGAAGGACGGCGTGCAGACGATGCGGTACGTGCAGGTGGACGGCTCCACGCCGGAGGGGCCCGCGCCGGCGGCCCTCAGCGGCGTCAAGGAGATCACCGCGTCCGAGGACGCGCGGCTGCCGCTGGTCGGGTACTCGGAGGACGGGATCGTCCGGCTGCAGTCCGGGACGCAGTGGCAGAAGGTCGCCGCGGACGGGACGGCGCCGGTCTATCCGGGCTGA